TGCTCAATAGAAGTCTCAGCCAggaatcttcttttagccaagtccttaagacctctgctgttccaaaaaattcctctcatagttcatcatggaattttttggtggttcgaatcctagcactcctacggacTGCGGAATCGGGATAGATCTTCCGTTTCCACTTACGTTTAGGTTTATTAAGCTCAAGACCCCTTTCCTCATGACCGGGTTCTGGAATATTGCTAGCGTCATTCTGAAGGGGCACATCCTCTTTGTCAGCCTCCTGGTTCGTGGGTGCGAGATCCTCACACAGGCTATCAAGCACTCTAACTCCTAACGCATTTATCTCATCATCATTCATAGGTTTAACTGCCGCaagattacgaatagtctctaaAGCCCGTTCCGCTTCCAGGTCTAAAATATCATTCACCGATTTAGTAATTTCACTATCTGTagcacctagtgaaactcctaaatgGTTTGCCTTATTTATAATgtcctcattagaaaaatgcaataaagAATTAGACAAGTCAACGGACATACCCGATGAATAAGCAGCCtcctgaagcttggccgccctcatagcgcaccgctgctgcatgtcatcaacctccgggacgtcgaggatgcgagcactcatccgtctGCCCCCGGAAGTAGGGTCCGGGATCCCGCCAAACGCGATCACCTCCTCCCTAGTATAACCTGGCACCGAAACTCCAGTTGGTGCCGAGGTCACTAGCGGAGACATCTGCGGGCTCCCGATCCCGCCGGACGAGTGCCCCACCGCAGGCAATGGGGAGGAGAGAACGACCGGGGCCACCTGCCCGCCGTCTCCTCCCGCCTCAACCTGCGGCGCGGACGAAGTATCCCTCGGAGGGGTGGTCCGCCTGACCACCCGGGCAGAGGGAGGAGACCAGGCCACCTGCCCTGGCGTCCCCCCTCCCACAGCAGCGACAGTGGTAGCCACCTCCGTCACGGAGGTCGTCAAGGCCGCCTGCCTCGAAGACCCTCCAGCCGCTGGAACTGTCCCCCTAGGAGTCAAAGCCCCCGGCGAAACCTGGAACGTCCGCGGGACGGGGGGAGAATGGACTATAAGTCCCGAACCCTCACCCCCACAACCCCTCGGCCCCGTGCTCGCTGACACCGAGGTCACTCCCGCAGCAGTCAGCAGTCCAGTAGGGCTATCACTGTGCCCGCAGTCTGCACCAACCTCCCTCTCAACCTCCAGTGAAGGAAGCGTGTGCTCAAGAGCATCGTCCGACTCCACCCTGTCACTCCAAAGCCTGGGAGGTGCCGAAGCTGGCTCGAAAGAACCGAACCGCAAAGTAGCCATGGGCACCGCCGGTGAGTCAGTGGGCTCAGCCTCCGGTCCAGTCCCGGCCGACTGAGGGTGCGATCCGTTGGATCCCTCTCGAACAGTTTCTTCCTTATCAGTGCCTTTACCTCTTGTACCTTTCTTCCACTGAACTCCCCTACAATCATTGTCCCATCAGTAAATCCTTTCAGGTATGTCATTCTTTTTGCTTCAGCGAGCTTCTCCTTGTCATTCTGGCTCTTAATCTTGAGACTAAAGCACACCTTCTCAGCTGACTTGTCCCCAAATTCAGGAATGTTGATTACAGGGATAACTTTGAGGGGAAGAACCCACTCATCCTTGACTCCATACTTCGCTCTCAAAGCAGGTTTGGTGACCAAATCTTGCAGGGCCATGAAATCATCCGGCGAATCACTCGGAACACTAGTCACGATGCCGGTGCCTTTATCTGTTAAGATGGTGAGCATGGGCAGTGCATATATGTTTTCACTGAAAGCGAGAGGAGATCTTAACTGCAGACCAATCAGATCACTGCCAGACAGTTCGGCTAAGCAGGTTGGCTTTTCTGGGACCCTGGATAGATGTTGATATGCAAGATTAAGAGCAGCCCTTGCTGTCATGATAAAGACATCAATGTCATTAACCTCGAATGCCCCGTAGTTTCCATCTGGCAATACCCAACAGTTTGTCTGCCCATACATAGTCTCGGGTCTCAACGTCGCTGCTGCCAAATAGACTTTCCTCCCTTCTAAGGCCTTCATCTTGGGAGGAAAAGGCGGTAGCACCTCCATTTTAATCAACACATACTCCTGTGGCTGCACACCTTCACCTGTTGCTCGATCATGGTCAGCACAAGGTTGGCCATCCAACGGAGAATAGATCGTGTACCTCATATCTTTAACAATCCTGTGCAGTTTCTTCAACTTCCTCATTTGCCATCGGACAAAAGCATCATAGAACGGGTTGTCAGTGGTTACGAAAGAACACCTCCAATCACAACCCAGACCAAAATCCTTGAGATGGTCCTTGGCCAACTGAGGGAAGTAAGTCATCCAATTATAAGGATCCTGAAATCTGGCAATTTCTTGATCTGACAGCGCATAGCTCTCCATAATCTCCCACTGAAACTTCTGAACACCAGACTTTGCGGCAGCCTTACCTTTCTTGCTCTTAAACTTACCCGGAACAATGGCGACCTGATCAGCCTCTGACACCTCAGCACTTAACTTCTTGTCTGCCACAGGAAATACCGGAGGATTCCCATATCGTGCAATCTCTCGGGCAAGCTTGTCCGCCGAGGCCTTTATTGGCATCCCAGTACAATGGAAAGCGAAGGGTAAAAGGACATTGGACCCACGAAGCCTGTGGTATGCAGCACCGAACTCAAGCTTGGACAGTGAGAAGGCATGGCCCAAATGCAGTAAACCATTCATGTATGGGTAGGGAAACGTGCCAAAGAATTTTTCGCCCGGCGCCGGAGGTTTGTCCCCAGGCTCGGCCTCAAAAACCCTGTGCTCCTCCCAACACTCCTGAACAGCATTTTGGATATCGATCAGAAGCTTTGTCCGCGCCTTGCTCTTGCCTTTTTCATGAGTCGATGTCATTTTCCTGAATAGTTAAGACAACAAGGTGCCAAACAAGGTGCAAACAGAGTTAAGCATCTAGATTTTAAAACGATACCAAAGAGCTAGCCATCACTTGGCAATTTAGGTAGCTTAGAGACCAGCAGGCCATTTAACGATTACAAATGTCAGAGACAGCTCGCTGAATATGAGGCGTAATCTATCATACGCGTGGATCGTTTTAGACAGTGACACCATGTGAAAAAGTCTAGGCTTCTATTTTttcaccaaaataaaagatctcaGAATAGTTAATCTTGCATCAGCAAAACATGGTGACGCCACAGATATATTGGAAAAACATTACATTATGTACATGAGCTTCCTGATGATGAATCAAATCTCTTAACAATGATAACTAGCAGCACTGAGTGCAGAACCTAATAAGTTGGGAGGCCAACGTGAACAACAGTTGAGGGCAAGTTGACGCCACATGCTTATTTGCAGACAGATATCTATTGGTTGAATTTAAAGTTGAAGCTGCTGGTTTGAGATTATAGCACTGAACCGAATGGCGTGATATCATTACAACGAACACATTGGTCTCCTTCTCTTCTCCTTGTGTGGAGTACTGCACCGTACCTCTGAGGTGACTTTACTGATGCAGAAACAAACAACTTTTAACTCTATTCACAACACAACATGATTTTTTTTAACAGATGATGAAGATACCTGTATGTATATAGAAGTAAATAAACTAACCGCCTAGACACGCCAATCGTTCAGTGGACAGTGAGCTATTTTGACTCTGGTAGGCGATGGAATCAACTCTGTCACTGGTTTTAAGGCCGAAACTGAACAGTTAGCTAGAGGGCTCGAATCGACCTCTTGCTAGAACGAACGAGTTACAGAGTGCGTTACCTGGTGGAGGCGGCTCGCCGCAGCAGGGGACTTGCGCCGGGGAGGACGGGGCGGCCGGGCGGGGACGAACCGGCACCGGCAAGAATGAGCTCTGTCAGGTTCAGAAAGTTGAGATCAGAAAGCTGGGGGCCACACCGGCGAGGATCGCTGGAAAAAGACTGGGGCTCGACCGAGTAAGCGAGGGCCTCACCTCGAACGGGACGGAGAAGGTGGGGGGCGGAAGGGCTCGTCGCCGCCAGTGAAGACTCCGGAGCGCGATGGTCGATGGAGGTGGCGGCACCGGCGCCCGCCCGAATTTCTATTTATTCTTTTGAGCTTGACGATGAATCCGGCTGTTTTCCCCCAAGGAGAGGGAGGCGATCCTGGCCGTTCCGTGTAAATCCGATGGTCCACGACAGGCGTAAATATTTTTGAGTAGCCGCCAAGCCATGTATAGGTTGCTTCCGTGTGAAGGACTCTACTTGACTTTGTCTGGTCTTCTTTGAGAGGGACTCTCTTTTTTTTTAAGAGAAAGAGAAGGGCTTTAGGGAGACCTTCCAACCATTCACATACGTTTAATGACGTATTCGGATGATGCAAGTCATTCAACGTGGTGCCCGTCGATCTGCGGACAAATCTATGTGTTCGAAATCTAGTAAACCGGATGCAAATCAGGAAAAGGTTTTGTGGGAGTCGGGACGGCCGCCACATATACGCCTAATAGCCATGTCTCACCTAAAACTCCTTACCCAAAATCCCGCTTCGTACCGATTATGCCACTCCAGTGCATACGTGACTCCACGACTTTCATGCCGGTCAGAACGACACGCCCGGATGAGCGGGcgtcgccgcttcaatgccggcgtggCAACCAAGAGCCTCCTTCGGTTGATTGGTCGCATTGAAGCCGCCCACCCACTCGTTCGCCTGGTCGCGGCTATTAGCACGCCTCTGGCGCCGTCCACGCCAAACCTCACATCCTCTCCTCTTCGTTCACTGCTGTCGACGATGACCAAGTCTTGTGTCTCCGCACTGGCAGGTGGTGGCTCTGGATCGCCTTCCGGATCCGGATTGGGGCGCCCCCGTCGTCGCTCTCCGGTTCCATCGTACTCCACGGTGCCCGGCTCCTCCAGGAAGAGGAGATCATCCTCTGCTCCAGCGACAAGGGGGAGCAGGAGCCGCATTAGTCATGCCTCCTCGCGGAGGCCGCTGCGACGGACGAGGATTACCCGACGCACCTCGAGCCATCGCTCAAGGACGGTGTCGCCCTCGCCGCCGCTCCACTGCATCAAGGCAGAGCCGGCGTCGACGCCTCTCCGACGCGTCAAGGCGGAGCCTCCCCCATCCCCCGGCGCAACCGCGTCATCCAAATCGAAGGCTGCatgaaggaggaggcggagtcgCCGCCGCAGAACCGTTACGCCCGCATCGACGAGCCAGCGTCGCCGCCGTGTCGCGACTAGCGCGACAAGAAGGAGGAGGTGCCCTCGATGATTGCGAAGGCACGCAGGTGCCTCCTCCACTACCTCGGCCGATGGTGGCAGCTCTTTGTCGTGGAGCATCATGACGGCGGATGAGAGGGTGGTTAGGAGAGTGGGTGGATGGAGCGGTGATGACACGCAAAtgaaggggatcaatcgtagtcctttcgataagtaatagtgtcgaacccaatgaggagcagaagaaaatgataagcagttttcagtaaggttttctctgcaagcactgaaattgtaggtgatggatagttttgtgataagataatggcaacgagtaataagtaaataaagtgcagcaaggtggcccaatcctttatgtagcaaaggataagcctggacaatttctaataatgagaaaggagctcccgaggacacatggaaattatcgtcaagctagttttcatcacgttcatatgattcgcgtttggtactttgataatttgatatgtgggtggaccgatacttgggtactgccctaacttggacaagcatcccacttatgattaacccctattgcaaacgtccgcaactacaaaggaagtattaaggtaaacctaaccacatcattaaacatatggatccatatcagcccctaacgaagcaacacataaactagggtttaaacttctgtcactctagcaacccatcatctacttattacttccccatgccttcctctaggcccaaataatggtgaagtgtcatgtagtcgacgttcaaataacaccactagaggaaaagacaacatacatctcatcaaaatattgaacgaataccaaattcacatgactactaataacaagacttcacccatgtcctcaggaacaaacgtaactactcacaaagcatattcatgttcataatcagaggagtaataatatgcataaaggatctgaacatatgatcttccaccaagtaaaccaattagcatcaactacaaggagtaatcaacactactagcaacccacatgtaccaattcgtggttttgatacaagattggatacaagagatgaactagggttttgagaggagatggtgctggtgaagatgttgatggagattgaccccctcccgatgagaggatcgttggtgatgatttccccctcccggagggaagtgtccccggcagaacagctctgccagagccctagattgattccgccaaggttccgcctcgtggcggtggagtttcgtctcgtaagcttgctcacgattttttccagggtaaaagtgatgatatagcagaagatggacgccggaggcccaccagggggcccaggagatagggggcgcgccctataggggggggcgccctataggggggggctgtctcctggacagggtgtgggccctctggcctatttcttttgctcaaaaattcttattaaatctaaaaagttgttttgtggagtctgaggacttttggagctgtgctgaataggtttccaacatttgctcatttttcagccagaattccagctgccggcattccccctctttatggtaaaccttgtaaaataagagagaatagccataaatattaagatataatgtgtaataataacccataatgcaataaatattgatataaaatcatgatgcaaaatggacgtatcaagcggcGCAACAAACCATATCCGGCTTTGCTCTAGAAATCATTTTCATTATCATAGTGGATCTTAAAAAAAAGGACCTTGCTCTTACTCAAAACCATAGTTGTAGTTCAATTTTCGAAAGTGCctttctacacccaggagcaaatgctcttGGATGTGAAcagtaaaaaaaatcaaaaaattctaaaatgttCTTTGACATAATTTCACAAATGTTTGTCATGCACGCAAAAATTCATCGCGAAATCACATTGGTGGAAGTCGTGCCAAAAAAAGAAAACCggagctccaaaatgcttttgtaagtaacattttcaaagcatcgattttgttttttacCACGCCTTCCACCATTGTGATTTtgcgatgaaattttgcatgcacaacaaacatttgtgAAAGTATGCCACAAATaaatttcagattttttaaaaCTTTTCTTGATTTTATTGTTCACACCAGGAGCCTTTGCTCTGGGTGTAGAAACTCCACGTTTTTTTTTCTTCCAAAAGTGCCTTTCAATTTCACTCCTTTTCTTTTCAAAGAAGAGAGCACCAAGCTTATCTCAACCTTGGAAAACTTACCTTTGTCTCTCCACCACCCACCCCCGTCCGCACGAGGAAGAGGACCCTCTTCTCCTCCCGTCCCgacccggagctcctccgccgccgccgacgcctgaCGCGCGCCGCCGCTCCCCTTCCCGTCGCGTCCCTCCCTCCCTCCGCAATCTCCTGGACCCCGGTTTTCGAGGTACGAACCTGCTCTTTCGCCTCCAAAGATCTGCGGAGAAGTAGGCGGGCGGGTAGTGACATTGGAGGGGGATTCCTGCTTCCCTGCTGCAGATTTCATCATGCTTTCCTTGAGGTGTTGGGCGCCCGCATTCGGTATAGCGTTCGAGAGAGCCGTCGTTCTGCGCCCTCGAAAGTTCAACTCCTTAGTGGTGAGCTGCCTCATTCGCCTCCATACATAGCATGTGGGGTTTGTTCACAACTTGTTGGCGCTGGTGGTGCTTATCCTGATTGGTACAATCTTGTGGCACAGGTTTGCGGTGCCAGGGGTCCGAGACCGAGATATCCTCGCGTGTGGAAAACTGACAAGAGAATCGGAACCGTTTCCAAGTCGCAGAAGCTTGTCAAATGTGTGAGGTTCTTCTACATTTCTCTGTTGTACTTATCACTAGAATCTGTACTCTATATGGATTTGTCCTTATTCCTGCTCTGGGACACTAGATTACCCCATAACTCCATGCTTGCACCGCAACAAAAACAGTTGTTCTGTACTTCAGCTTTCTTATGGAACTCTACAACTCTCAATTGCGGTAGTGATTTTAATAAATTGTTACATGTGGACTGTTTATGAGAAAATAACTTTGGGCCGACAGGGATTATGTGTTCCTTATTATTTTGGCACCAAAGGGTTACAGCCAGAGCTCCATTTCACCATTTGTGTGACGCATTTTACTTTCTCCTGCAGATTAAGGGTTTGTCTAATGTAAAGGAGGAGGTTTATGGTGCTCTTGATTCATTCGTTGCATGGGAACTGGAGTTTCCCTTGATAGCAGTAAAGAAAGCACTGAAGACGCTTGAGGATGAGAAGGAATGGAAAAGAATAATTCAGGTATCAAATAGGAGTTCATGCTTGTTTATGTGAAAATGTCGAATATTTCGTCAGATGTGTTTCTATCTTGTATTTCTAATGAAACTGTTGATGGATATTATTTCTCTACTGATTATCTAGAATTGGCTCCTCCCTTCCAATAATATTATTTTTCTTGTATCAAGAAAATAATTGCACGATCTCTGGTTTAGGTTATCAAGTGGATGTTCAATAAAGGTCAAGGGAAGACCATGGGAAGCTATCAAACTTTATTAAACGCTTTAGTCGAGGATGGACGAATTGAGGAAGCAGAAGAGCTATTTCAAAAGATATTCTTGAGATATATGGAGGGTTTGCCAcgtgtttttttcatgaaaataatCTCCTTATATTACAGATTGGGGTCATATGAGAAGATGTTTGAGGTAGGAAAATAGAACTTAATATGCTGTGTTTATTTTCAATGTGCAAATCTTATAGTTGTAGATTTTGCACCATTTTGTCCTACTTGCGTGGAGAGGCAATAGCTATACTACTCTAGAACTATCTGCATACTTAGCTGACATAGTAAGATGCAAATCTgtattccttttatttattttcaccTAATTTTGTGCTCGCCTTAAGAGATTTGGAGTTTGAGTTGGCTGTATTGTACATATTATTGACCATACACTGGATGTGATGTCTCAGCATTTTCTTTTGTGGTAGAAAAACTAGGCTTAAAGGAACATGGGTACAGAAATGATGCTTACTGCAATGGTTGTTCCGTTTTAACCGTTTCATGTTTCCCTCGCGACTCATCCAGGTTTTTGCTGATATGGAAGAGCTGGGTGTTCGACCTGATACCTCGATTGTCAGGATGCTCGGTGATGTATTTATGAAGCTAGAGATGCTGGACAAATACGAAAAGTTAAATAGGAAATATCCACCGCCAAAATTTGAATATCGATACATCAAAGGCAAGCGCATAAGGATAAGGGTTTATCCAGACGATAGTACTGAAGAAGTAACAAAAAGAGACTCTGACAGAGATGAACTGGAAGATGCAGGAAGCATGAATCTTGACAATGAATTGAAAGAAGCGCCAAGAACAGTCCTGGACATGAATGTATTAGGCAATGCGGCTTCTGGAGACCATGAATTTGTATAGCTCAGAACTTTAATTTGGCGTTTTCATGTCTGCTTCATCATAGCAGGTAAGGTAATTTTGGCTGGAAAGCTTGGTCTAGTTTTGTGTCAGTAAATCTTCAAATACTGAACTAGAGAATGTCTGAATTAGTCTATTAAGAAACTGGGAGACATCGGTACATATTATGCTGTTGGAAAGCAAACAAATAAAAATTATTTTGCCAGTTTTTCAAAGTTCTTTTAAGCAGCCAAGCAAACAAGTCATGAAATAAATTTGAGAATTTAATGTAAGGTGTCCAACATGGGAATTAGAGAATGTAGAATGTAAATGATTGGATCAAGATTATGTCTGCAGTGTAAGGTGTTTGACAATGGAATTTGAAGAATGCCGTGTTTGATGTGAATAAGAAATTTCTTTCAGAGTATTGAGTCTTCATGATGGTTTACTACATCAGCATTCGTTCTGCTTGCATATTGCTCATGCTTCATCACAATGCTGCTAATTCGATTTACACATATCTGTAGACACAGAGGATGTGTTTGGTTCGACACATTTTCCCCGTTATCTGATTACACCGCAAATTGATACCTTAATCATGTTTGTTTGGCCCGGTCCGTAAACAGCTACCACGTAAACAGATCACAACGCAAGTCTCCGCTGATTCCGCCCACCCCTGGCCGCAAACAGATTACGTTACAGCTTCGTTCTTGTCGAGCTGCACATCGAGATCGATCCATCCGCCCTCGGTGGCTCGGTCCCCTCTGCGACGACTCCGCCCCCTATCTTGTACATCCAGGCGAACGGCGGCGCTGGTCTTGCGCCATACCTCGATCAACTCTGCTTCATGAGCAGGCTGGCGGCGGCGCCATGAgaggagcagcgcggcggcggcgctggtggtcGCGCCATTAGAGGTCTCCCAGCTATCACTGCAGGCCTCACCAGCAGGTCTCCCAGCTGCTGGAGGCATGCATTCCCTTAGCCATCATCAGCGGAGGCGCAAGATGGTGCCGGATTGGCGGCGTCGAAGACGATAATATAGCCGATGGGAATGATTACGGTTACAGTTCACATCCAAACAAAGTTCCATTTTTTTCCATTTCCTTTACAGTACCAGTGTGACCTGATTCCGTTTACGTTTGCGTTACCTTTGGTGAACCAAACACCTCCAGATTGTGATGATGGTATGGAACTTTGTTCATATTTTCGATGCCTATAACATGGCGTGCTTCTGCATTTTTCAGTTGTGCTGCAACTCTTTTCTATAATCTAGCAATATCAGGCCACTCTTGCCATATTTGGAAACAACAGTTGTCCAGCAATTTGACTGAAGATGTCCAGCTGTTCAGTAAATGATATGGTATGTTCTAGGGACCTGATGATAGTTCATTTCCAGGAcaggctttatttaattttcttcaGAAAGATATGTAGTTAATCATCTTTGGCATGAGGCAGGATACAGTTGTTGATGTCTTTGTTGTGTCGTATTCATCAAGAGTTGTGCATTGGTGCGGGAGAGAAGCAACTCATTCTGGATACATTGCAAGTTTTCACCATGTCCTGAGACGGATGGACTTAAAATCCTGACTACGATCACACGAGATGCTTTGGGTAATGTTCAACTCTTTCAGGAAACATGTACAAGTATTATTTGCAGCACAAGCATTAGACAGTAGTACGTATCTGAAATGGAATGGTTGTACTAGAAAACCTTCGATGGTAGTAATATGGATCGGGTGTTGTAGATGAATCCTTTGCCGCTTTCAGCGTCGTCTTACATTACCTTTGAAAAAAATGTGAAGCGCCAGTTCAGATAGTAGCATATAGCTATGGATTCGTAGCGAATCAGGTTTATTGATCTGCAATTCTCAAACGTAGCCCCATTAGATACATTGAAGGGTTCTTGAGCAGCTACTCGCCAATAAGGGAATCAAATGCTGCAGGTTAATGGAATTTTACACTGTCTAATCTGTGCACATACGGTCCATAGCCAAAGAGGGATAGGTGCTGTGAAGATATGCAAAGACCATGTCTTGTTGAATCACATCGTGATCAAATCATTTGCTCTAAACTAGCAATAGCACAATCAATTGATTATTTCCTTATATTTTGCAAGCAACAAGCATATAATACTAGAACCAACAAAGCGGCACACAAGACCATGTGTGGTTCCATGTACACAGCATAGCAATCTTCTGTTTGACCATTCCTCCATGTAAATAACTATGCCTCACTTTCTTTGGATATGTCTCCCTTAAAGCCACCTGAGTATACTGACTTATATGTTCTACAAACAGAAGACTAGGCTTCTGACAACCTTGCTGAGTGGGCATTGGCCTAGTTATATGAACTGAAAATCACACAAAGGAAACAAAGAGGTGAAATTCCTCAACAACAAAAGAAATGATGACTAATCCGGCCCAGTCTCAAGTTGTGAAATCTTTGAGATGAAACTTTATGATCAAATATGTTACTAGAATGTAATTAATACTACAACTCAAAGAACTTTTTCATCACTTCTTTAGATAATGACAACTCAAAGAACTAGAGGTGCAACTGTTTCATAGTTACCATCACCAAAGGAACTGGCATACACAAAATTGTGAAACTTCTGCTTTTTTCGAAGTCATATTTCTACCTCTTTAAATGGAcaatttttcctttttctattgaCACAACATTGGGTAGTGATCATCAGGAAAAGTATACATCTGAGTTAAGATCACAACCACTGTTTGCTCTACTTCAAATACAGTAATACCGGTACATAATTTGATGTCTTGACAAATTATAACCAGTAAAAATTATCAGGACACTAAAGCGGTTACATAAATGGATGTGATATTCAGAATATTAGCAAAATCAATTCTATACTTGTTCCTAGTCTGGTTACTGCATTCTTGCAATCCTTGTCTCCTTGAGCAAGGGAATATCATCCGGTGCAGGACTAAGATCTCCATGATAGCTTGTCTCCTGAGCATGTTGTGCGGACTGTCCCATAATTTGGACGAGGCATTGTTCTACTTGTTTCATATCTAGGCGTTCTTCTGGATTAGGTTTGAGACACTCCACAGCGACCTCGCCTACCATTTCCAGGAGCTTAATGTCCCCCTCGCTTGTAATAGCCTGATCAAAAAAGTTCCTTGCTTGTTTATCAAGAGAAGCTTGAACAAAGCTTG
Above is a window of Triticum dicoccoides isolate Atlit2015 ecotype Zavitan chromosome 5B, WEW_v2.0, whole genome shotgun sequence DNA encoding:
- the LOC119307309 gene encoding pentatricopeptide repeat-containing protein At4g21190-like, whose product is MLSLRCWAPAFGIAFERAVVLRPRKFNSLVVCGARGPRPRYPRVWKTDKRIGTVSKSQKLVKCIKGLSNVKEEVYGALDSFVAWELEFPLIAVKKALKTLEDEKEWKRIIQVIKWMFNKGQGKTMGSYQTLLNALVEDGRIEEAEELFQKIFLRYMEGLPRVFFMKIISLYYRLGSYEKMFEVFADMEELGVRPDTSIVRMLGDVFMKLEMLDKYEKLNRKYPPPKFEYRYIKGKRIRIRVYPDDSTEEVTKRDSDRDELEDAGSMNLDNELKEAPRTVLDMNVLGNAASGDHEFV